One genomic window of Parus major isolate Abel chromosome 11, Parus_major1.1, whole genome shotgun sequence includes the following:
- the B3GNT9 gene encoding UDP-GlcNAc:betaGal beta-1,3-N-acetylglucosaminyltransferase 9, translating to MRVRPKGDVICTLFLLVVLCSLLYSQVEHLIPAGKKEPTQNKPRVAPKIFSNPRAPQRLMPAEATAPRPQVTPVMRQTEVAKSRVQTTTPPPLTDSAFNFKLYLLNKDNRNFNLLINQPRKCQKTPGGPFLLIAIKSVVEDFDRREIVRKTWGREGSVNGEQIQRVFLLGTPKNRTVLATWETLMHQESQTYRDILLWDFMDTFFNLTLKEIHFLSWAAQFCHNVKFIFKGDADVFVNVENIVDFLKRHDPTEDLFVGDIIYNARPIRVRKSKYYIPETMYGLSIYPAYAGGGGFLLSGCTMRKLSRACREVELFPIDDVFLGMCLQRISLKPILHEGFKTFGIVKPSAAPHLQTFDPCFYKDLMVVHSLKVAEIWLMWNLLHSPRLSCTQKKQVKKPFQWKKKAQTTPASPLR from the coding sequence ATGAGAGTTCGCCCCAAAGGGGATGTGATCTGTACCCTCTTCTTGCTGGTAGTGCTTTGCTCTTTGCTCTATTCCCAAGTGGAACATTTAATCCCGGCAGGAAAAAAGGAGCCAACACAGAACAAGCCTCGAGTAGCACCAAAAATATTCTCCAATCCCAGAGCACCTCAGAGATTGATGCCAGCAGAGGCAACTGCACCCAGACCCCAAGTTACCCCTGTCATGAGACAAACAGAAGTGGCCAAAAGCAGGGTCCAAACTACAACTCCACCCCCGCTGACTGATTCTGCCTTCAACTTCAAGCTCTATCTCCTAAACAAGGATAACAGGAACTTCAATCTCCTCATTAACCAGCCCAGGAAATGCCAAAAAACACCAGGAGGTCCCTTTCTGCTCATTGCTATCAAATCAGTAGTTGAAGACTTTGACAGGCGTGAGATTGTCCGGAAAACTTGGGGCAGAGAGGGTTCGGTGAATGGGGAACAGATCCAGCGAGTGTTCCTCCTGGGAACACCAAAGAATAGGACAGTGCTGGCAACATGGGAGACCCTGATGCACCAGGAGAGTCAGACATACCGGGACATTTTACTCTGGGACTTCATGGACACTTTCTTCAACCTGACCCTGAAGGAGATCCACTtcctgagctgggctgctcaATTCTGCCACAAcgtgaaatttatttttaaaggtgaCGCTGATGTTTTTGTCAATGTCGAGAACATTGTTGATTTCCTCAAGAGACACGATCCCACTGAAGACCTCTTTGTTGGGGACATCATCTACAATGCCCGTCCCATCCGTGTCCGGAAGAGCAAATACTACATCCCAGAGACCATGTATGGGCTGAGCATCTACCCTGCCTACGCGGGAGGAGGAGGGTTTTTGCTGTCAGGCTGCACCATGAGGAAGCTCTCTAGGGCTTGCAGAGAGGTGGAGCTGTTCCCCATTGATGATGTCTTTTTGGGCATGTGCTTACAGAGAATCAGCCTCAAGCCCATTTTACATGAAGGATTCAAGACCTTTGGCATTGTTAAGCCTTCTGCTGCCCCACACCTACAGACGTTTGATCCCTGTTTTTACAAAGATCTCATGGTAGTTCATAGCCTGAAAGTTGCTGAGATCTGGCTAATGTGGAACCTGCTCCACAGCCCACGGCTTTCCTGTACTCAGAAGAAGCAGGTGAAGAAGCCTTTCCAATGGAAGAAGAAAGCTCAGACAACACCAGCATCACCCCTCAGATAA